A genomic window from Streptomyces broussonetiae includes:
- a CDS encoding L-threonylcarbamoyladenylate synthase, with amino-acid sequence MTARTSDIEKAAGVLHAGGLVALPTETVYGLGANAEDPTAVARIFQVKGRPPSHPLIVHIGAAEHLDDWVQDVPATARLLAEHFWPGPLTLVLGRGPRVPLEATGGLETVAVRVPDHPVALALLSAFGGGVTAPSANRFGSVSPTTADHVRAELGDAVDFVLDGGPCEVGVESTIVDATGEIPSILRPGGVTREDLEAVLGCPLSVPSTSRVRVPGQHPSHYAPRARVVLVEPEKVVAEAELAQELGHRVGVFLPASIADAPVKAHAVVAVPGSPAAYARGLYGFLRELDQRGCDLIVASLPVEEGLGLAIANRLRRAAGPRPSETRSG; translated from the coding sequence GTGACGGCAAGAACCAGTGACATCGAGAAGGCGGCCGGTGTGCTGCACGCCGGCGGTCTGGTGGCCCTCCCGACCGAGACCGTCTACGGTCTGGGCGCCAACGCCGAGGACCCCACCGCCGTCGCGCGTATCTTCCAGGTCAAAGGGCGTCCACCCTCCCACCCGCTGATCGTCCACATCGGCGCCGCGGAGCATCTGGACGACTGGGTCCAGGACGTGCCCGCGACGGCGCGTCTGCTGGCCGAACACTTCTGGCCGGGGCCACTTACGCTGGTGCTGGGACGCGGCCCCCGCGTGCCTCTCGAAGCGACCGGTGGTCTGGAGACCGTGGCGGTGCGCGTGCCCGACCACCCCGTCGCGCTCGCGCTGCTGTCGGCCTTCGGCGGCGGTGTCACGGCGCCGTCCGCCAACCGCTTCGGCTCGGTCAGCCCCACGACGGCGGACCACGTCCGTGCCGAACTCGGCGACGCCGTCGACTTCGTGCTGGACGGCGGCCCCTGCGAGGTCGGCGTCGAGTCCACCATCGTCGACGCCACCGGGGAGATCCCGAGCATCCTGCGGCCGGGCGGGGTGACGCGCGAGGACCTCGAAGCGGTGCTGGGGTGCCCGCTCTCGGTCCCCTCGACCAGCCGGGTCCGGGTGCCGGGCCAGCACCCGTCCCACTACGCGCCGCGTGCCCGGGTCGTCCTCGTCGAGCCGGAGAAGGTCGTCGCCGAAGCGGAGCTGGCGCAGGAACTGGGGCACCGGGTGGGCGTCTTCCTGCCTGCCTCCATCGCCGACGCTCCGGTGAAGGCGCACGCCGTGGTGGCGGTCCCCGGTTCGCCGGCCGCCTATGCGCGCGGGTTGTACGGGTTCCTGCGCGAACTCGACCAGCGCGGGTGTGACCTCATCGTCGCGTCCTTGCCGGTGGAGGAGGGGCTGGGACTCGCGATCGCCAACCGGCTGCGCCGCGCCGCGGGGCCCCGGCCCTCCGAGACCAGGAGTGGGTGA
- a CDS encoding carbonic anhydrase translates to MTEILTPTPDEAFEMLLAGNQRFVTGLPEHPNQDAARRTETAPAQSPFAVLFGCSDSRLAAEIIFDRGLGDLFVVRTAGHVVGSEVLGSIEYGVSVLDSPLVVVLGHDSCGAIAAACTAADGGRVPAGFVRDVVERVTPSVLAARAAGRDSGEEVLHEHIRHTVDLLLERSRVLAERVAAGRLAVVGLSYRLADGSAQLVASHGLSRAAASVR, encoded by the coding sequence ATGACTGAGATACTCACGCCGACTCCCGATGAAGCCTTCGAGATGCTGCTGGCCGGCAACCAGCGGTTCGTCACCGGCTTGCCGGAGCACCCCAACCAGGACGCCGCACGCCGCACCGAGACCGCACCGGCTCAGAGTCCCTTCGCGGTGCTGTTCGGCTGCTCCGATTCCCGGCTGGCCGCCGAGATCATCTTCGACCGGGGACTGGGTGATCTGTTCGTGGTCCGCACGGCCGGGCACGTGGTCGGTTCGGAGGTGCTGGGCAGCATCGAGTACGGGGTGAGCGTGCTGGACTCCCCGCTGGTCGTCGTCCTGGGGCATGACTCGTGCGGAGCCATCGCGGCCGCCTGCACTGCCGCCGACGGCGGCCGGGTGCCCGCCGGCTTTGTCCGTGACGTCGTTGAGCGGGTGACCCCGAGCGTGCTGGCGGCCCGCGCCGCCGGACGCGACAGCGGCGAGGAGGTCCTCCACGAGCACATCCGGCACACCGTCGACCTGCTGCTGGAGCGCTCCCGTGTCCTGGCCGAGCGGGTGGCCGCCGGCCGCCTCGCCGTGGTGGGTCTGTCCTACCGGCTGGCCGACGGCAGTGCGCAACTGGTCGCCTCCCATGGCCTGAGCAGGGCTGCCGCCTCCGTACGGTAA
- a CDS encoding ANTAR domain-containing protein, translating into MGCHEDLRSRISEARREIHQLHEAVVSHAVIDQAVGVIIAVGGLRPGQGIVVLEAVAQRTGTGLGTTAEHLVDWAGSGRLRDDLRIALDTALADAQSGGTGAALPVGGRVAQERVLVCTR; encoded by the coding sequence ATGGGCTGCCACGAAGACCTCCGCAGCAGGATCAGCGAGGCGCGGCGGGAGATCCACCAGCTTCACGAAGCCGTCGTCTCACATGCTGTCATCGACCAGGCGGTCGGAGTGATCATCGCCGTCGGCGGGCTCCGCCCCGGCCAGGGCATCGTGGTCCTTGAGGCAGTCGCCCAGCGCACCGGCACAGGGCTCGGTACGACCGCCGAGCACCTCGTCGACTGGGCGGGTTCCGGGCGGCTGCGCGACGACCTCCGGATCGCGCTGGACACCGCACTGGCGGACGCACAGTCCGGCGGGACCGGGGCCGCCCTGCCGGTCGGTGGCCGGGTGGCACAGGAACGCGTTCTCGTGTGCACACGGTAG
- a CDS encoding Ku protein has translation MARAVWNGVLTLGPVSMPVQLFTATDSHTIRFHQLERSTSDGVRNKRVNERTGEEVPLEEITSSSTPPWSARNCSERSHTPAHTPTTRRRDPSR, from the coding sequence ATGGCCCGTGCGGTGTGGAACGGCGTTCTGACCCTCGGCCCGGTGTCCATGCCTGTCCAGCTGTTCACGGCGACGGACAGCCACACCATCCGGTTCCATCAGCTTGAGCGCAGCACCTCGGACGGCGTGCGCAACAAACGCGTGAACGAGCGCACCGGCGAGGAAGTGCCGCTGGAGGAGATCACGTCTTCTTCGACTCCACCATGGAGCGCGAGGAACTGCTCAGAGCGCTCTCACACGCCGGCGCACACGCCCACGACGAGGCGTCGTGACCCATCCCGATGA
- a CDS encoding low affinity iron permease family protein: MTLRHPAERGGARRGWFARFAEVGSNLTASPLFFTFCLLLVAAFIAVHVAGLSLDWQHVAGDAMGALTLLLLALLKNAERRAEHAIQRKLDALATALRLQWTGEQDQARRCLEEAIGMEEQL, from the coding sequence ATGACCTTGCGGCATCCCGCGGAGCGCGGCGGGGCGCGGCGCGGCTGGTTCGCGCGGTTCGCGGAGGTGGGCTCCAACCTGACCGCCTCACCGCTGTTTTTCACCTTCTGTCTCCTGCTCGTCGCCGCCTTCATCGCGGTCCATGTCGCCGGCCTTTCCCTGGACTGGCAGCACGTGGCAGGAGACGCGATGGGCGCGCTCACGCTGCTGCTGCTCGCCTTGTTGAAGAACGCCGAACGACGTGCTGAGCATGCCATCCAGCGCAAGCTGGACGCCCTGGCCACGGCGCTTCGCCTGCAGTGGACCGGAGAGCAGGACCAGGCGCGGCGGTGCCTGGAAGAGGCGATCGGGATGGAGGAACAGCTATAG
- a CDS encoding DNA polymerase ligase N-terminal domain-containing protein: MAGNSGKIRKSTSTRSLAQYHGKRRADRTPEPIGGGSPKGGRRRFVIQKHSATSLHYDFRLEAGGVLKSWAVPKGPSTDPRDRRLAMRTEDHPVDYLDFEGIIPPGEYGAGEVIVWDTGTYRNLAEDEGKKVPVAKGVGEGHVKVWLEGEKLHGGYALTRTGQDGERERWIMIKLSDEGADARRNPVSTEPASVRSGRTLDELPEDGEHRQRS; this comes from the coding sequence ATGGCTGGCAACAGCGGCAAGATCCGTAAGTCGACCTCCACTCGCTCCTTGGCGCAGTACCACGGCAAGCGCAGGGCCGACCGGACTCCAGAGCCCATCGGCGGTGGTTCGCCCAAGGGTGGCAGGCGCCGCTTCGTGATCCAGAAACATTCCGCCACCTCGCTGCACTACGACTTCCGTCTGGAGGCAGGCGGTGTCCTGAAGTCGTGGGCCGTTCCCAAGGGCCCGTCGACGGATCCCAGGGACAGGCGGCTGGCGATGCGCACCGAGGACCATCCGGTGGACTATCTGGACTTCGAGGGGATCATCCCGCCGGGCGAGTACGGCGCCGGTGAGGTCATCGTCTGGGACACCGGTACCTACCGGAATCTGGCCGAGGACGAGGGCAAGAAGGTGCCCGTCGCCAAGGGAGTGGGCGAAGGGCACGTCAAGGTGTGGCTCGAGGGCGAGAAGCTGCACGGCGGCTACGCCCTGACCCGAACCGGACAGGACGGTGAGCGCGAACGGTGGATCATGATCAAGCTGTCCGACGAAGGAGCCGACGCCCGCCGCAACCCGGTGAGCACTGAGCCCGCATCCGTGCGCAGCGGCCGCACCCTGGACGAGCTGCCCGAGGACGGCGAGCACAGGCAGCGATCCTGA
- a CDS encoding transposase, producing the protein MLILSLTVCGGAWLRCCPCSRAAPPPPGAVACSRPDGACWRHARAADVGVIHVLRTGVAWRDVPAESVGCSGVTAWHRLRGWTEAGTWPRLHAALLGSCDAPACWTWTTVPRTAHTPV; encoded by the coding sequence GTGTTGATCTTGTCCCTGACGGTCTGCGGGGGCGCATGGCTCCGCTGTTGCCCCTGCTCCCGAGCGGCGCCGCCGCCACCCGGGGCGGTTGCCTGTTCCCGACCGGACGGCGCTTGTTGGCGTCATGCACGTGCTGCGGATGTTGGCGTCATACATGTGCTGCGGACCGGTGTCGCCTGGCGCGACGTTCCGGCGGAGAGTGTGGGCTGCTCCGGCGTGACGGCCTGGCACCGGCTGCGGGGCTGGACCGAAGCCGGCACCTGGCCCCGCCTGCACGCCGCCCTGCTGGGGAGTTGCGACGCGCCGGCATGCTGGACTTGGACGACTGTGCCACGGACGGCTCACACTCCGGTGTAA
- a CDS encoding GNAT family N-acetyltransferase, producing MRNSSTRIRLIEPADAASIAEHRVRDVEAFRPWEPAQPADFFTSEGQAERIDRLLAGYQAGLVWPGVVLADDQVIGQVTVGGILPQPHLRRGSVGYWIASVAQNQGHAGRAVGLALQTMKDELGLHRAEASTNLENLPSQRVLRRNGFSPYGVAHSSILLDGSWRDALLWERILGD from the coding sequence ATGCGCAACAGCAGCACCAGGATCCGCCTGATCGAGCCCGCCGACGCAGCCTCGATCGCCGAGCACCGGGTGCGGGACGTCGAGGCATTCCGGCCGTGGGAACCGGCCCAGCCGGCCGACTTCTTCACTTCTGAGGGCCAAGCGGAGCGGATCGATCGCCTGTTGGCTGGCTACCAGGCCGGCTTGGTTTGGCCTGGCGTGGTGCTCGCCGACGACCAGGTGATCGGCCAGGTCACCGTCGGAGGCATCCTCCCGCAGCCACACCTGCGCCGTGGTTCCGTCGGATACTGGATCGCCAGCGTGGCACAGAATCAAGGGCACGCCGGGCGCGCCGTCGGGCTTGCACTCCAGACGATGAAGGATGAACTCGGCCTGCACCGTGCCGAGGCGTCCACCAATCTGGAGAATCTGCCGTCGCAGCGGGTGCTGCGCCGCAATGGGTTCAGCCCGTATGGCGTCGCGCACTCCTCGATCCTTCTTGACGGGAGCTGGCGGGATGCGCTGCTGTGGGAGCGGATCCTCGGCGACTGA
- a CDS encoding TetR/AcrR family transcriptional regulator, with protein sequence MTDGTLRPLRADARRNREKVLTAAARVFTTEGLDAHLERIAKEAGVGSATLYRNFPTREALIEAVYRNELAHLCDAAPVLLAQKSPAEALRAWTRLFLDYVTAKYGMIDALRAIAATGGNPYGRSREMIQAAITSLMDACTAAGVIRTDIRPTDISAALEGIALTSAGAEHRKQAERLLDLTLDGLTVRR encoded by the coding sequence ATGACCGACGGAACGCTTCGGCCGTTGCGGGCTGACGCACGGCGGAACAGGGAGAAGGTCCTCACGGCCGCTGCGCGCGTGTTCACGACGGAGGGGCTGGACGCGCACCTGGAACGCATCGCCAAGGAGGCGGGCGTGGGCAGTGCGACCCTGTACCGCAACTTCCCCACCCGCGAGGCCCTGATCGAAGCGGTCTACCGCAACGAGCTGGCTCACCTGTGCGATGCCGCCCCCGTTCTGCTCGCGCAGAAGTCACCGGCAGAGGCCCTGCGCGCGTGGACACGCCTGTTCCTGGACTACGTCACCGCCAAGTACGGCATGATCGACGCCCTGCGCGCCATCGCCGCGACGGGAGGCAATCCTTATGGTCGCAGCCGGGAAATGATCCAGGCCGCCATCACCTCACTCATGGACGCTTGCACGGCCGCCGGGGTGATCCGTACTGATATCCGGCCCACCGACATCAGCGCCGCCCTGGAAGGCATCGCCCTCACCTCGGCGGGTGCTGAACACCGAAAGCAAGCAGAGCGCCTGCTCGACCTCACCCTGGACGGCCTCACGGTCCGCCGGTGA
- a CDS encoding SDR family oxidoreductase produces the protein MSGIQGKVIAITGASSGIGEATATYLAEKGAQLVLGARREDRLNAVVGSITAKGGSAVGVIVDVTRREDLQRLTDTALDQYGRLDVLVSNAGTMAVSPFDDLRQDDWDAMVSTHITGLLNGIGAALPVFRRQRFGQFVNVGSTAAYVVKTPQAVYAATKTAVKVLTEGLRQESGPDLRVTLVSPGFTHTEGVGKGASPEAAAAMIRQRDEIAMPPSAVASAIGYAIEQPDGVDVSEIVVRPTMQA, from the coding sequence ATGTCGGGCATCCAGGGCAAAGTCATCGCGATCACAGGTGCCAGCAGCGGCATCGGTGAGGCGACCGCGACCTACCTCGCCGAAAAGGGCGCCCAGCTCGTACTCGGAGCCCGGCGCGAGGACCGACTGAACGCTGTCGTGGGCAGCATCACGGCGAAAGGCGGCAGCGCCGTCGGCGTCATCGTCGACGTCACGCGCCGCGAAGACCTCCAGCGCCTGACGGACACGGCCCTCGACCAGTACGGCCGACTCGACGTCCTCGTCTCCAATGCGGGCACGATGGCCGTCTCGCCGTTCGATGACCTGCGCCAGGACGACTGGGACGCCATGGTCTCCACCCACATCACCGGCTTGCTCAACGGCATCGGGGCAGCCCTGCCTGTCTTCCGTCGGCAGCGCTTCGGGCAGTTCGTCAACGTCGGCTCCACTGCCGCCTACGTCGTCAAGACCCCCCAGGCGGTCTACGCGGCCACCAAGACGGCGGTGAAGGTGCTCACCGAGGGCCTGCGCCAGGAATCGGGACCCGACCTGCGCGTCACCCTCGTCTCCCCCGGCTTCACCCATACCGAAGGCGTCGGCAAGGGAGCGAGTCCCGAGGCCGCGGCCGCGATGATCCGGCAGCGCGACGAGATCGCCATGCCGCCCTCCGCGGTCGCCTCCGCCATCGGCTACGCCATCGAACAGCCCGACGGCGTCGACGTCAGTGAGATCGTCGTCCGCCCCACCATGCAAGCCTGA
- a CDS encoding DUF6397 family protein, whose amino-acid sequence MSASIFSPSRPLTCTLSRAARELDLKRSEFDLAMHLGRIRTVPDEGGGGARRVEQTEIDRLRAQDDFPQTLRDRVRVVGTAEGAQLMEIPGGRFTRLARLGLLVPVRWYLNRYRAVVWLYLAEDLRNFTAATENAHLLKGRTPESLRGQLEAGVDLRARNWRGRQLGFLLRQAEDPWIRAGAFAAFLGPVEVADIVKDPYDRSYVNRFRPVPPGQGNPGSPAAHLAERITTAQDADEIEWLRSELAHAVEAARIDSPAPRPAPRRPASAVRAYARPIPPLACTVTRPMEPRKRPSTQEDPPFVRPPESQAVSVTGALEPIGGLLGGALEPGDGPAAAAPTPISEQAASTPQVTDRLAAGVSEANKGPVFGAPWPDPGPVPRGAAGHRVSSARPSRPPVRRDRGPERAPAPSNRGLRGWLRRRSPRPARL is encoded by the coding sequence ATGTCGGCCAGCATCTTCAGCCCCTCCCGGCCCCTTACCTGCACACTGAGCCGCGCCGCTCGGGAACTGGACCTCAAACGCAGCGAGTTCGACCTCGCCATGCATCTCGGGCGCATCCGGACCGTCCCCGACGAGGGCGGTGGGGGAGCCCGGAGGGTGGAGCAGACGGAGATCGACCGCCTTCGTGCGCAGGACGATTTCCCGCAGACCCTGCGCGACCGCGTGCGGGTGGTGGGCACCGCCGAGGGCGCACAGCTCATGGAGATCCCGGGCGGCCGCTTCACGCGCCTCGCCCGTCTGGGGCTGCTCGTGCCCGTTCGTTGGTACCTGAACCGCTACCGCGCCGTGGTCTGGCTCTATCTGGCGGAAGACCTGCGGAACTTCACCGCGGCTACGGAGAACGCGCACCTGCTCAAGGGGCGCACGCCCGAGAGTCTGCGCGGCCAGTTGGAGGCGGGAGTGGATCTGCGCGCCCGCAACTGGCGCGGACGCCAACTCGGGTTCCTGTTGCGACAGGCCGAGGACCCCTGGATCCGAGCCGGTGCCTTCGCCGCCTTCCTCGGACCCGTCGAGGTCGCCGACATCGTCAAGGACCCGTACGACCGTTCCTACGTCAACCGGTTCCGCCCCGTGCCACCCGGACAGGGCAACCCGGGATCGCCCGCGGCTCACCTCGCCGAGCGGATCACGACCGCGCAGGACGCGGACGAGATCGAGTGGCTGCGCAGCGAACTGGCCCACGCGGTCGAGGCCGCCCGTATCGATTCACCTGCTCCACGCCCGGCCCCCCGTCGCCCCGCGTCGGCGGTGCGAGCGTACGCACGTCCCATTCCACCCCTGGCCTGTACGGTCACACGGCCCATGGAGCCGAGGAAACGGCCGTCGACGCAGGAGGACCCGCCGTTCGTACGACCGCCGGAGTCGCAGGCTGTGTCAGTGACCGGGGCGCTCGAGCCGATCGGTGGGCTCCTGGGCGGGGCGCTCGAGCCAGGGGATGGGCCGGCGGCTGCGGCCCCCACGCCGATCAGCGAGCAGGCTGCTTCGACACCTCAGGTGACCGACAGGTTGGCGGCCGGGGTGAGCGAAGCGAACAAAGGGCCGGTGTTCGGGGCGCCCTGGCCGGATCCCGGGCCGGTGCCCCGAGGGGCCGCGGGGCACCGAGTGTCGTCGGCACGGCCGTCCAGGCCACCCGTTCGCCGGGACCGTGGGCCCGAGCGTGCCCCGGCACCGTCCAATCGCGGCCTACGTGGCTGGCTGCGGCGCAGAAGCCCACGGCCCGCACGGCTCTGA
- a CDS encoding roadblock/LC7 domain-containing protein, producing MAQNQGLGWLLDDLTERVDHVRHALVLSNDGLVTGASTGLRREDAEHLAAVASGLHSLAKGSGRHFGAGRVRQTMIEYDDAVLFVTAAGTGSCLCVLSGAEADIGQIAYEMTLLVNRVGEHLGVDARQPERTSNTDL from the coding sequence ATGGCGCAGAACCAGGGACTCGGCTGGCTCCTGGACGATCTGACCGAGCGGGTGGACCACGTGCGGCACGCGCTGGTCCTGTCGAACGACGGACTTGTCACAGGCGCGAGCACGGGCCTGCGTCGGGAGGACGCCGAACATCTGGCCGCCGTGGCCTCCGGGCTGCACAGCCTGGCCAAGGGTTCGGGACGCCACTTCGGTGCGGGCAGAGTGCGCCAGACCATGATCGAATACGACGACGCCGTGCTGTTCGTGACCGCGGCGGGCACCGGCAGCTGTCTGTGCGTGCTCAGCGGGGCCGAGGCCGACATCGGCCAGATCGCCTACGAGATGACCCTGCTCGTCAACCGCGTCGGCGAACACCTCGGCGTCGACGCCAGGCAGCCTGAGCGAACCTCCAACACAGATCTCTGA
- a CDS encoding GTP-binding protein, with the protein MVSEHSDAVGDTAALALKILVAGGFGVGKTTLVGAVSEIRPLRTEELLSEAGQLVDDTDGVDRKVTTTVAMDFGRITIRSGLSLYLFGTPGQDRFWFLWDELSQGALGAVVLADTRRLEDCFPAVDYFEHRRIPFVVAVNCFAGARTYGVHDVSRALDLDHGIPVVLCDARDRDSGKEVLIRLVDHAGRMHTARLLDSVG; encoded by the coding sequence ATGGTCTCCGAGCACTCCGACGCCGTCGGCGACACCGCCGCCCTGGCGCTGAAGATACTGGTCGCCGGCGGGTTCGGCGTCGGCAAGACGACCCTGGTCGGGGCCGTCAGTGAGATCCGCCCGTTGCGCACCGAGGAACTGCTGAGCGAGGCGGGGCAGTTGGTGGACGACACCGACGGCGTGGACCGGAAGGTCACCACCACTGTCGCCATGGACTTCGGGCGCATCACCATCCGCTCCGGTCTGTCCTTGTACCTCTTCGGAACCCCGGGGCAAGACCGATTCTGGTTCCTCTGGGACGAGTTGTCCCAGGGGGCACTTGGCGCCGTCGTCCTGGCGGACACCCGGCGTCTGGAGGACTGCTTCCCGGCCGTCGACTACTTCGAGCACCGGCGCATCCCGTTCGTGGTGGCCGTCAACTGCTTCGCGGGCGCCCGCACCTACGGTGTCCACGACGTCTCCCGCGCCCTCGACCTCGACCACGGAATCCCTGTGGTGCTCTGCGACGCGCGCGACCGGGACTCCGGCAAGGAGGTTCTGATCAGGCTTGTCGACCACGCGGGGCGGATGCACACCGCCCGGCTTCTGGACTCGGTCGGCTGA
- a CDS encoding DUF742 domain-containing protein produces MTENPMDGPREAGSWWYDGEAGPLVRPYAMTGGRTQPGPTGVRFDLIALVTLDPAAAARGEDAALGPEHRTLVRLCRTETQSVAELAADADLPVGVVRVLLGDLLELGCVAISRPVPPAHLPDERILREVIAGLRAL; encoded by the coding sequence ATGACCGAGAACCCGATGGACGGCCCTCGGGAGGCGGGCAGCTGGTGGTACGACGGCGAGGCCGGGCCCCTGGTCCGCCCCTACGCCATGACGGGCGGACGCACCCAGCCGGGGCCCACCGGGGTGCGCTTCGACCTGATCGCCCTCGTCACCCTCGACCCCGCGGCCGCGGCGCGCGGGGAAGACGCCGCCCTCGGCCCCGAGCACCGGACGCTCGTTCGGCTGTGCCGCACGGAGACGCAGTCCGTTGCCGAACTCGCCGCGGACGCGGACCTGCCCGTGGGCGTGGTCAGGGTGCTCCTCGGGGATCTCCTCGAACTCGGCTGTGTGGCCATCAGCCGCCCCGTGCCCCCGGCGCACCTGCCCGACGAGCGGATTCTGCGCGAGGTCATCGCGGGATTGCGAGCGCTGTAG
- a CDS encoding roadblock/LC7 domain-containing protein, translating into MIQDPNTRAGRLSGELDWLLDDLVMRVSEVRHAVVLSNDGLAVGASTGLAREDAEHLAAVASGFHSLAKGAGRHFGAGGVRQTMVEMDDAFLFVAAAGDGSCLAVLTAATADMGLVAYEMARLVKRVGEHLYTPPRAAAQPPAAG; encoded by the coding sequence ATGATCCAGGATCCCAACACGAGGGCCGGCCGGCTGTCCGGCGAACTGGACTGGCTGCTGGACGACCTGGTGATGCGGGTGAGCGAGGTACGACACGCCGTCGTGCTCTCCAACGACGGGCTGGCCGTCGGCGCGTCCACCGGCCTGGCACGTGAGGACGCCGAGCACCTCGCCGCCGTCGCCTCCGGTTTCCACAGCCTCGCCAAAGGCGCAGGACGGCACTTCGGAGCGGGTGGAGTGCGGCAGACCATGGTCGAGATGGACGACGCGTTCCTCTTCGTGGCCGCCGCGGGCGACGGATCCTGCCTTGCCGTGCTCACCGCCGCCACCGCCGACATGGGGCTGGTCGCCTACGAGATGGCACGCCTGGTCAAGCGCGTCGGCGAACACCTCTACACACCACCGCGCGCCGCCGCACAGCCCCCTGCCGCCGGATGA